Below is a window of Roseivirga misakiensis DNA.
CAGTTTCTGAAGGTCTGAGTCTAAGGTTGAAAAAACTAGGCGGACTGTTTTCGAATAGTCAAATCGCCGTGAAAAGACAACAATGAATGAAACAGTGAGAGGGTTCAAAATGGATGAAGCATCCAATGAGCCCGAGGAAGTAAAAGAAGTATTTGACTGGTACAAAGAGAATTTTGGTTTTGTACCGAATCTGGCAAAAGTGTTGAGCGCATCACCCGCTACCTTAAGGGCTTATTGGCTTACGCAGACTCAGCTAAGCCAGTATGGCTTGTTGACCGCCGAAGAGCATAACATCATACAAATGGCTATAGCGGTAGAAAATCGCTGTAAATATTGTGCCTCGGGGCATCAGATGGCCGGTGAAGTTTTTTTTGGTTCGGCTGAAGATGATTTGATTGCGCTCAGGAATGAATCACAAATCTCTAATGAAAAGTTCGATGCACTTAGATCATTCGCATTGGCAATTTATCGTAATCAAGGGAGGGTTTCTGACGATGTTCTCAACGCTTTTCTGGCAAAAGGATATTCGAAAGCGCAAGCAATTGAAGTAGTAACCAATATAGCTGTGAAAGTGCTTTCTAACCTGTCCAATCAATTAGCTATCACAGCAATAGATGAGCCTTTTGCACCATTGGCTAAAGGGCTCTTCGAATAAAGAAAAACACTAGAATCAAATCAATTAAATACAAAAATCATATGAAAACGATTAAATCAATAGTACTGGCAGTATTACTGCTAACAGGCGTAAGCGTTAGCACTAACGCTCAAAATATGGATGCCAAAATGATACACAGTAAAGAGATAAATAAATCTGCTGACGAGGTTTGGAGGGTCTTAAGGAAAATGGATGATATAGATAAATACTCATCAAGCATTGCGAAAGTAGACTGGGAAGGAAACAAGGGAATCGGAGGCATTCGAGTGTGTTGGACGCCTGATGGAAAAGGTTATTTCAAAGAACGAATAGTTGGCTTCGATGATGCTAACAGATCTTATACTTATTCTTTATTAGAAGGGGCACCAGTAAAGGGAATGATC
It encodes the following:
- a CDS encoding carboxymuconolactone decarboxylase family protein, which encodes MNETVRGFKMDEASNEPEEVKEVFDWYKENFGFVPNLAKVLSASPATLRAYWLTQTQLSQYGLLTAEEHNIIQMAIAVENRCKYCASGHQMAGEVFFGSAEDDLIALRNESQISNEKFDALRSFALAIYRNQGRVSDDVLNAFLAKGYSKAQAIEVVTNIAVKVLSNLSNQLAITAIDEPFAPLAKGLFE
- a CDS encoding SRPBCC family protein, with product MKTIKSIVLAVLLLTGVSVSTNAQNMDAKMIHSKEINKSADEVWRVLRKMDDIDKYSSSIAKVDWEGNKGIGGIRVCWTPDGKGYFKERIVGFDDANRSYTYSLLEGAPVKGMINTFKVVDIGYNKSKIVWWTNYEEFVKNPNMTKDQFHGFMKMNVTEMADKVASAAKASK